From the Lathyrus oleraceus cultivar Zhongwan6 chromosome 4, CAAS_Psat_ZW6_1.0, whole genome shotgun sequence genome, one window contains:
- the LOC127135820 gene encoding uncharacterized protein LOC127135820 yields the protein MEVVERQNDGVFFLYGYGGTSRTSMLNTLAASLYDKHIIVLPITSSGIASLLLPGGRTTYSRLKIPILTLESSICNIDKKDDLDDLLRLTNLILRDEVPMANKFCFEAIDKSLKDIMSEIPQAYKKQFGGKVVVFGGDFRQILPVVPRESSSLQKTRAFKVVQVLLIKRICLFSEWILYIGDGTLSGPNDGYVDISILDKFLMSNFTNSIEAIVEREENEYFSSDSIDISIATDFDAFEHLPNHSIKLKIDSTIMLMRNLDPSEGLCYGTRLTVTRFTNHVIEAKIISGKI from the exons ATGGAAGTAGTAGAAAGACAAAATGATGGAGTGTTTTTTTTATATGGCTATGGTGGAACAAGCAGAACTTCTATGTTGAACACTTTGGCTGCATCACTTTATGATAAACACATAATTGTTTTGCCTATTACCTCAAGTGGGATTGCAAGTTTGTTGTTACCAGGTGGAAGAACAACTTATTCTAGGCTTAAGATTCCCATCCTTACTTTGGAATCTTCAATTTGTAACATTGACAAAAAGGATGACCTTGATGACCTTTTAAGGTTGACAAATCTTATTTTACGGGATGAGGTTCCAATGGCTAACAAGTTTTGCTTTGAAGCTATAGATAAATCTTTGAAAGACATTATGAGTGAAATTCCTCAAGCTTATAAGAAACAATTTGGAGGCAAAGTAGTAGTTTTTGGTGGTGATTTTAGACAAATTCTCCCAGTTGTCCCAAGAG AGTCCTCAAGCTTACAAAAAACACGCGCCTTCAAAGTGGTGCAAGTACTTCTAATCAAGAGGATATGCTTATTTTCTGAGTGGATATTGTATATTGGAGATGGTACCTTGTCCGGGCCTAATGATGGTTATGTTGACATTTCAATTCTAGACAAGTTTCTAATGTCTAATTTTACAAATTCTATTGAGGCTATTGTTGAGA GAGAAGAAAATGAATACTTTAGTAGTGATTCTATTGATATATCTATAGCTACTGACTTTGATGCATTTGAGCACTTGCCTAATCACTCAATCAAATTGAAGATTGATTCCACTATCATGTTGATGCGCAACTTAGATCCGTCTGAAGGATTATGCTATGGTACAAGACTCACTGTAACAAGGTTTACTAATCATGTCATTGAAGCTAAAATCATTTCAGGAAAAATATAG
- the LOC127138535 gene encoding calmodulin-binding protein 60 B produces MQKPTKDGVNMGKRTLEGGEDDQPERKRPALASVIVEALKVDSLQKLCSSLEPILRRVVSEEVERALAKLGPARLNGTGRSSPKRIEGPDGRNLRLQFRSRLALPLFTGGKVEGEQGAPIHVVLVDANSSNVITSGPESCIKLDVVVLEGDFNNEDDEDWTQEEFESHVVKEREGKRPLLTGDLQVTLKEGVGTLGELTFTDNSSWIRSRKFRLGMKVAAGFGDSIRIREAKTVAFTVKDHRGELYKKHYPPSFNDDVWRLEKIGKDGSFHKKLNNAGIFTVEDFLRLVVKDQQKLRNILGSGMSNKMWEALLDHAKTCVLSGKLYVYYPEDTRNVGVIFNHVYELRGLITGEQFFSADSLSDHQKVYVDSLVKKAYDNWEQVVEYDGKSLVDAEQNNNSVEPENELHVESIDFDGGLNHQLQMPSLPMSVTSEHQINSGMPVGGYIDNMVTRYPSQALIGNSSSRSQFEGSLYLSNDQLINNDHQPLSSRNDHSTVGLALGPPQSSTSGFHAGSSSIQPSAPNPFDDWSHNRDKGADDFFSEDEIRVRSNEILENEDMQHLLRLFSMGGHASMNTEDGYSFPPFMPSPMPSFDEDRSRPGRAVVGWLKIKAAMRWGFFIRKIAAEKRAQIEELDE; encoded by the exons ATGCAGAAACCAACTAAAGACGGAGTTAATATGGGGAAAAGGACTCTGGAGGGTGGAGAAGATGACCAGCCTGAACGAAAGAGGCCTGCCCTTGCTAG TGTAATTGTTGAAGCTCTCAAGGTGGACAGTTTGCAGAAGCTTTGCTCATCTTTAGAACCTATTCTACGTAGAGTT GTTAGTGAAGAAGTGGAGCGTGCTTTGGCGAAGTTAGGTCCTGCAAGACTTAATGGAACTGGAAG GTCTTCGCCTAAAAGGATTGAAGGTCCTGATGGTAGAAACTTGCGGCTTCAGTTCAGGTCCCGACTAGCTCTTCCTTTATTCACAGGAGGAAAAGTGGAAGGGGAGCAGGGAGCTCCAATTCATGTTGTTCTGGTCGATGCCAATAGTAGTAATGTCATAACGTCTGGACCTGAATCCTGTATAAAGCTTGATGTTGTTGTCCTTGAAGGCGATTTTAAcaatgaagatgatgaagattGGACCCAAGAAGAATTTGAAAGCCATGTGGTGAAAGAACGGGAAGGAAAGAGACCTTTGTTGACCGGGGACCTGCAAGTGACCCTGAAGGAAGGAGTTGGAACATTGGGGGAACTGACATTTACAGACAATTCAAGCTGGATAAGGAGCCGTAAATTCAGGCTTGGCATGAAGGTTGCAGCAGGTTTTGGCGACTCTATACGCATTCGCGAAGCCAAGACAGTGGCTTTCACTGTTAAAGATCATAGAGGAGAAT TATACAAGAAGCATTATCCTCCTTCATTTAATGACGACGTATGGAGATTGGAGAAAATAGGCAAGGATGGGTCATTTCACAAAAAGTTGAATAATGCAGGAATATTCACAGTTGAAGACTTTCTTCGTCTCGTGGTTAAGGATCAGCAGAAATTGAGGAAT ATCCTTGGGAGTGGTATGTCAAACAAGATGTGGGAAGCTCTCTTAGACCATGCAAAGACATGTGTTCTAAGTGGGAAGCTTTATGTTTATTATCCAGAGGATACAAGAAATGTTGGTGTTATTTTTAACCACGTCTATGAGCTGCGTGGCCTTATAACAGGAGAACAATTCTTCTCTGCTGATTCTCTCAGTGATCATCAGAAG GTTTACGTAGATTCATTGGTGAAAAAGGCATACGACAATTGGGAGCAGGTTGTAGAGTACGATGGTAAATCACTTGTAGATGCTGAGCAAAACAACAATTCTGTTGAACCTGAAAATGAACTTCATGTTGAGTCAATTGATTTTGATGGTGGTTTAAACCATCAACTGCAAATGCCATCCCTCCCCATGTCTGTTACTTCTGAACACCAGATTAATTCAGGGATGCCAGTTGGAG GTTATATCGATAATATGGTGACAAGGTATCCAAGCCAGGCATTGATCGGAAATTCCAGCTCTCGAAGTCAGTTCGAAGGCTCATTATATCTGTCTAATGATCAATTAATAAACAATGATCACCAACCCCTAAGCTCTAGAAATGATCATAGCACAGTTGGGTTGGCTCTTGGTCCTCCTCAATCTTCGACATCAGGTTTCCATGCTGGTAGCTCTTCTATTCAACCATCTGCCCCAAATCCTTTTGATGATTGGTCACACAACAGAGACAAGGGCGCTGATGACTTTTTTTCAGAGGATGAAATCCGCGTAAGAAGTAATGAGATACTAGAGAATGAAGACATGCAGCACTTGCTCCGCCTTTTCAGCATGGGCGGTCACGCTTCCATGAATACTGAGGATGGTTATTCATTCCCACCATTCATGCCATCTCCTATGCCGAGCTTCGATGAGGACCGCTCTCGTCCTGGCAGAGCTGTTGTGGGATGGCTGAAGATCAAGGCAGCAATGAGGTGGGGCTTCTTTATCAGAAAGATAGCAGCTGAGAAGCGGGCTCAGATAGAGGAGTTAGACGAGTAG